From the Kitasatospora cathayae genome, the window GCCGACGCCGCCCGCCGCCTGCGGCAGGCCGACTGCTGCACCATTGAACCTGGCCTCAGCGATGACGAGTTTGAGCGCATCGAGGAGGAGTACGGCATCCGGTTCTCCGACGACCACCGCGCCTTCCTGGCAGCCGGCCTCCCCGTCTGCTCGCCACCCGAAGAAGGGGTGCCGTTAACGATCGTGTCAGCCCCAAATGCGCCGACGGCTACTCGGCAGCCGTGATGCGGGCGGCGTAGACCCGGTAGGCCTTACGCGCAGCGGGCCCGGCGGATTCGGCGGCCAGGGCCGCGCTCTGCTGGAGAGCGGTGCGGTGGAGTTCGAGCGGCGCGGTGATCCGGAGCGAGTGGCCCTGGCCGCGGCGGATGACCCGGCCGGAGGCGAGCGCCTGGCGGACGGCCTCGGTGCCGGCGATGGCGAGGTGGTCGGCGAGCAAGCCGGGCAGGTCGAGCACCACGTCCGGGTCCGGCGCTGGCGCGGCCTGCTCACTGGGGTCGGCCGGGAGGACGTCGAGTTGCTTGGGCAGTTCGCGGGCGCCGGCGGCGTCCAGGATGCGGCGGATCGTCTTCGGGTCGACCTGGTGCTGGCGG encodes:
- a CDS encoding SMI1/KNR4 family protein is translated as MINIDGARLGADAARRLRQADCCTIEPGLSDDEFERIEEEYGIRFSDDHRAFLAAGLPVCSPPEEGVPLTIVSAPNAPTATRQP